One window from the genome of Terriglobales bacterium encodes:
- a CDS encoding proline dehydrogenase family protein → MLRAALIGLSENRHLRALAERSSLGLRLSQRFVAGTSIEDAVRAAQTVNRAGMTVSVDNLGENVTSLDEARHSAALYHQLLDEIEAQKLQANISLKLTHMGLDLDEGVARELVSKLVGRAARSTPRNFVRIDMEGSPYTQRTLDFVHDIHRQPGNAGAVGAVIQSYMRRSEADVERLLSEGIRIRLCKGAYKEPPEIAFQKKAEVDANYVRLMKMLVKSGIYHGIATHDPRMIEETIRFADKEQIRRDAFEFQMLYGIRRDLQQKLVQQGWGMRVYIPFGTEWYPYLMRRLAERPANLFFLLRNLFRQ, encoded by the coding sequence TTGCTAAGAGCGGCTCTGATCGGGCTCTCCGAAAATCGGCATCTCAGGGCCCTGGCCGAGCGTTCATCTCTGGGCCTGCGTCTTTCTCAACGCTTCGTAGCGGGAACCAGCATCGAAGATGCGGTTCGCGCTGCACAAACGGTCAACCGCGCCGGCATGACCGTCAGCGTGGACAATCTTGGAGAAAATGTCACGAGCCTCGACGAAGCCCGCCATAGCGCGGCGCTTTACCATCAACTGCTGGATGAGATCGAAGCTCAGAAGCTGCAAGCCAACATTAGCCTGAAGCTCACGCACATGGGACTTGATCTCGACGAGGGTGTGGCACGAGAACTGGTTTCGAAGCTGGTAGGGCGAGCGGCACGCAGCACTCCTCGCAATTTTGTGCGGATCGATATGGAAGGCTCGCCGTATACGCAAAGAACTCTGGATTTCGTCCACGACATACATCGCCAGCCGGGAAACGCGGGCGCGGTTGGGGCGGTGATCCAGTCGTACATGCGGCGCAGCGAAGCCGACGTGGAACGCCTGCTTTCTGAAGGTATCCGGATCCGGCTCTGCAAAGGGGCTTACAAAGAGCCCCCGGAAATTGCCTTTCAAAAGAAAGCGGAAGTAGATGCAAATTATGTGCGGCTGATGAAAATGCTGGTGAAAAGCGGCATATATCACGGCATTGCGACACATGATCCGCGCATGATCGAAGAAACGATTCGCTTCGCCGATAAAGAACAGATACGCCGTGATGCTTTTGAATTCCAGATGCTTTACGGCATCAGGCGCGATCTGCAACAAAAGCTAGTACAGCAGGGCTGGGGGATGCGCGTGTACATTCCGTTTGGGACTGAGTGGTACCCCTACCTCATGCGGCGTTTAGCGGAACGTCCGGCAAACTTGTTCTTCTTACTAAGAAATCTCTTCCGGCAATGA
- the trxB gene encoding thioredoxin-disulfide reductase: MENHVRETVIIGSGCAGLTAAIYAARANLKPLVIQGHEPGGQLSLTTLVENFPGFPEGIQGPELIENMKKQAARFGAEFKVSHLVSADLKQRPFALNFGRETVHARTLIIASGASARWLGLPNEQALIGHGVSSCATCDGFFFTGKEITVVGGGDSAMEEALFLTRFGSKVTVIHRRDHFRASKIMLDRARKHDKIKFMTDTVVEDVFDVAKKEVTGLKLRNLKTEKNIDFPTSALFLGIGHIPNTKMFGDQLETDADGYLKTHDYVFTRVPGVFACGDVQDRRYRQAITAAGTGCMAALEVEKFLEQQGR; encoded by the coding sequence ATGGAAAATCACGTTCGCGAGACAGTTATTATCGGCTCGGGTTGTGCGGGGCTTACTGCCGCCATCTATGCCGCCCGCGCCAATCTAAAGCCTTTGGTAATCCAAGGTCATGAGCCTGGAGGGCAGCTCTCGCTCACCACTCTGGTAGAGAACTTTCCCGGCTTTCCGGAGGGGATCCAAGGGCCGGAACTGATCGAAAACATGAAAAAGCAGGCGGCCCGCTTTGGCGCCGAGTTCAAGGTCAGTCACTTGGTCAGTGCCGATCTCAAACAGCGGCCTTTTGCTCTCAACTTCGGCCGCGAAACCGTGCATGCTCGAACCCTGATTATTGCCAGCGGCGCCTCTGCCCGCTGGTTGGGGCTGCCGAATGAGCAAGCGCTTATTGGGCATGGCGTCTCTTCCTGCGCCACTTGTGACGGTTTCTTTTTTACCGGCAAGGAAATAACGGTTGTAGGCGGCGGGGATTCAGCCATGGAAGAGGCACTCTTCCTGACCCGTTTTGGCAGCAAAGTGACCGTCATCCACCGGCGTGATCACTTTCGCGCTTCGAAAATCATGCTTGATCGTGCCCGCAAGCACGACAAGATCAAATTCATGACCGACACAGTGGTGGAGGATGTCTTTGACGTCGCGAAAAAAGAGGTTACGGGTTTGAAGTTGCGGAACCTCAAGACTGAAAAGAACATTGATTTCCCAACGAGCGCGTTGTTTCTGGGAATCGGTCATATTCCCAACACGAAAATGTTCGGCGACCAACTGGAAACCGACGCCGACGGTTATCTGAAGACACACGATTACGTTTTCACCCGCGTTCCCGGCGTTTTTGCCTGCGGCGACGTCCAAGACCGCCGATACCGGCAGGCAATCACGGCCGCAGGAACTGGCTGCATGGCAGCTCTGGAAGTGGAAAAATTCCTGGAACAGCAGGGAAGATAG
- a CDS encoding DUF3106 domain-containing protein, with amino-acid sequence MAKWGATLLAQIAIVAALTIAVVAQDAANNSQTAPPATSDKTPSAAANAPTHGSAARAHRSHHAGDWLSKYKGLPPDQQQRALENDPGFRKLPPANQAKLLERLHKFNSLSPDKQQRIIKRMETYEHLSAAQRQQVRAAYGKIRKLPPQRQTAMKTAIHELRQMPAEQRGQAVDSEKYRSTFSDQERDLLKRLVQLPLAPVHAQNEEQPSATASSQ; translated from the coding sequence CAATCGCGGTGGTCGCCCAGGATGCTGCCAACAATTCTCAGACAGCACCGCCGGCAACCTCAGATAAAACCCCATCTGCCGCCGCGAATGCACCCACCCATGGCTCCGCAGCCCGAGCTCATCGTTCCCATCACGCTGGCGATTGGCTGAGCAAGTACAAAGGATTACCGCCCGACCAGCAACAGCGGGCGCTGGAGAACGATCCCGGATTTCGCAAGCTGCCTCCCGCGAACCAAGCCAAACTGTTAGAGAGGCTGCACAAGTTCAACAGCCTTTCGCCTGATAAGCAGCAACGGATCATCAAGCGTATGGAAACCTACGAGCACCTGAGCGCAGCCCAGCGGCAACAGGTGCGTGCGGCTTATGGCAAGATCAGGAAACTCCCGCCGCAGCGTCAAACCGCGATGAAGACGGCGATTCACGAACTGCGGCAGATGCCGGCGGAGCAACGCGGGCAGGCGGTAGATTCAGAGAAATATCGCAGCACGTTTTCCGATCAGGAACGAGACCTCCTCAAGCGTCTGGTGCAGTTGCCCCTCGCGCCGGTTCACGCGCAGAACGAAGAACAGCCCTCTGCCACGGCCAGCAGCCAATAA
- a CDS encoding transglutaminase-like domain-containing protein codes for MSKLGESTIEVAGSFAAQVGSDVEDERIDLLRGALTIARTEYPNLDIESYVARIEVFAERVGSRVRDVGDPAQSIFALNTVLFGEEKLRGNREEYYDPRNSFLNDVLDRRLGIPITLALIYMEVARRIGFPLFGVGMPGHFLLKHYDPEGRQVLIDAFNGGHILSAKDCKERLNEIYAGQLTFQPQFLMSVSRRQMLTRILNNLKTVYLTARNFRKALPIVDMVLAIYPRSPEDVKQRALLRYSLGQMRGAVQDLEDYLKMSPDASDVDEIRDTSLNIRRTLATMN; via the coding sequence ATGTCGAAGCTCGGCGAGAGCACGATAGAGGTGGCAGGGTCATTTGCCGCGCAAGTCGGCTCCGATGTGGAAGACGAGCGCATTGATCTGCTGCGCGGAGCTCTGACCATAGCTCGCACTGAGTATCCCAATCTCGACATTGAATCTTACGTGGCGCGCATTGAAGTTTTTGCCGAGCGCGTCGGTAGCCGGGTACGCGATGTCGGCGATCCCGCCCAAAGCATTTTCGCGTTGAATACCGTGCTCTTCGGAGAAGAAAAGCTGCGTGGCAATCGCGAGGAGTACTACGATCCCAGGAACTCGTTTTTAAATGATGTGCTCGACCGCAGGCTGGGTATTCCCATCACCCTCGCGCTTATTTATATGGAAGTCGCGCGCCGGATCGGTTTTCCGCTGTTTGGCGTCGGCATGCCCGGGCATTTTTTGTTGAAACATTATGACCCTGAGGGCAGACAGGTACTGATTGATGCATTCAACGGCGGGCACATTCTGTCCGCCAAAGACTGCAAAGAGCGCCTCAATGAAATTTATGCTGGCCAGCTGACGTTTCAGCCGCAGTTTCTAATGTCGGTCAGCCGGCGCCAGATGCTGACCCGAATTCTGAACAATCTCAAAACGGTTTACCTTACCGCTCGCAACTTCCGCAAAGCGCTTCCTATTGTGGACATGGTCCTCGCCATCTATCCGCGTTCGCCCGAAGATGTGAAGCAAAGGGCGCTTTTGAGATACAGCCTGGGACAGATGCGCGGGGCGGTTCAAGACCTGGAAGACTACCTCAAGATGTCGCCCGACGCCTCGGATGTGGATGAGATCCGCGACACTTCTCTGAATATCCGCCGCACCCTGGCGACCATGAACTAA